In the genome of Vicia villosa cultivar HV-30 ecotype Madison, WI unplaced genomic scaffold, Vvil1.0 ctg.002073F_1_1, whole genome shotgun sequence, one region contains:
- the LOC131637692 gene encoding pectinesterase 2-like, whose protein sequence is MIAIRLLLTLLVPFLLSSFVSSYSTNEVKLWCNQTPNPQPCEYFLNNNPSYQHNLIKQKSDFFKLSLQLVQQRALKAHANTLSLRSKCNNPREISAWADCVDLYQQTILKLNKTLDTKTKCSQVDAQTWLSTALTNLETCKAGFYDLGVQDYVLPLMSNNVTKLLSNTLALNKVQYQEPSYKDGFPTWVRPGDRKLLQTSSSSQPNAVVAKDGSGKYTTVSAAVNAAPKNNKGRYVIHVKAGVYNEQVEIKAKNIMLVGDGIGKTIITGSKSVGGGTTTFRSATVAVVGDGFIGQDITFRNTAGASNHQAVALRSGSDLSVFYRCSFEGYQDTLYVHSDRQFYKECNIYGTVDFIFGNAAAVFQNCNIFARNPPNKVNTITAQGRMDPNQNTGISIHNSRVTAASDLKPVQGSVKTYLGRPWKQYSRTVFMKSSLDSLIHPAGWLEWSGDFALRSLYYGEYMNTGLGSSTRNRVKWQGYHVMTSASEASKFTVSNFIAGNSWLPATKVPFTSTL, encoded by the exons ATGATAGCTATTCGTTTGCTTCTAACACTTTTGGTTCCATTTCTACTTTCTTCTTTTGTTTCCTCTTATTCCACAAATGAAGTTAAACTATGGTGTAACCAAACTCCTAACCCTCAACCTTGTGAGTATTTCTTGAACAATAACCCTTCTTACCAACACAATCTCATCAAACAAAAATCTGATTTCTTCAAACTTTCATTACAACTTGTTCAACAAAGAGCACTCAAAGCCCATGCAAACACTCTTTCATTACGCTCCAAATGCAATAACCCACGTGAAATATCTGCATGGGCTGATTGTGTTGACCTATACCAACAAACCATCCTTAAGCTTAACAAAACCCTAGACACTAAAACTAAATGTTCTCAAGTTGATGCTCAAACATGGCTAAGCACTGCTCTCACAAACCTCGAGACATGTAAAGCTGGATTCTATGATCTTGGTGTTCAAGACTATGTTCTTCCTCTCATGTCCAACAATGTTACTAAATTGCTAAGCAATACCTTGGCTCTTAACAAAGTTCAATATCAAGAACCTAGCTACAAAGATGGTTTCCCGACATGGGTTAGGCCTGGTGATAGAAAGTTGTTGCAAACATCTTCATCTTCTCAGCCTAATGCAGTAGTGGCTAAAGATGGATCAGGAAAGTACACGACAGTTAGTGCAGCTGTAAACGCTGCACCAAAGAATAACAAAGGACGGTATGTTATACATGTGAAGGCTGGTGTTTACAATGAACAAGTTGAAATCAAagcaaagaatatcatgttggtAGGAGATGGTATTGGAAAAACTATAATCACTGGTAGCAAAAGTGTCGGAGGAGGAACCACGACTTTTCGTTCAGCCACAGTTG CTGTTGTTGGGGATGGATTTATTGGTCAAGATATAACGTTTAGAAACACTGCTGGTGCAAGTAACCATCAAGCTGTCGCGCTTCGTTCTGGATCAGACTTGTCTGTATTTTATAGATGTAGTTTTGAAGGTTATCAAGACACACTATATGTACATTCAGATAGACAATTCTACAAAGAATGTAACATTTACGGTACAGTCGACTTCATATTCGGTAATGCTGCTGCAGTTTTCCAAAACTGCAACATATTTGCAAGAAACCCTCCAAACAAAGTCAACACAATTACTGCACAAGGTAGAATGGATCCAAATCAAAACACTGGTATTTCCATTCATAACTCTAGGGTTACCGCTGCTTCGGATTTGAAACCTGTTCAAGGTTCGGTTAAGACTTATCTTGGAAGACCATGGAAGCAATACTCTAGGACAGTTTTTATGAAGAGTTCTCTTGATAGTTTGATTCATCCAGCTGGTTGGTTGGAATGGAGTGGTGATTTTGCATTAAGGAGTTTATACTATGGTGAGTACATGAACACTGGTCTTGGTTCTTCTACAAGAAACCGAGTGAAATGGCAAGGTTATCATGTGATGACTAGTGCTTCTGAAGCATCGAAATTCACTGTTTCGAATTTCATTGCTGGAAACTCATGGTTACCTGCAACCAAAGTGCCTTTTACATCTACTCTTTAA
- the LOC131637689 gene encoding uncharacterized protein LOC131637689 — MEQIQEQMAEMRTQLTEQMNAHMAQFMEALANVTRGQEDLQVLVENSRRTENDGQQYGLYDDVSGRIDDHHDENESGVLTMHSAEGAQEEVERYRLIEKRLRAVEGKGVLGMDINDLGLVPGVRIPPKFKVPTFDKYNGATCPMTHVKAYYRKMYVYSEDEGFLMHFFQDSLAGASLEWYVQLERTHIHSWRDLVEAFVKYYQYNVDMAPNRTQLQSLVQGSKESFKEYAQKWRELAARVQPPMTEREIIDMFASTLLGHYYLACSTSATFSAMARCGQRVEMGLKMGKIQIGTSQGIASGKRQSEGYARKKEGNADAVYGKGNQGRSNPQVNAVTIPVPQQQQQQGQHPQYQNNRYPPRARPNRHFDPIPMTQSPSYNANARCAFHSGGVGHDTEKCIALKNKVQDLLDQKVIQFTPTPNIVNNPMPAHGGGSGVNAIENEEISVVYDVGCLTFPLVSVKQHLVNSGIFPGCGVDCENCKNQPGGCIDLKSMVQKLMDEGPLQFYRKRRNARVANDEAVVIDIPYEPVAPISIQVLVHIPIAIPYAEQSAALVITVPGPYPYESEKAVPWHYGSDVYYYGTKKEGELKDNFVKAAVANADNFAGAGRITRSGRVFSPQLVQNNADASAKAKVKQVVVDSQNSSVQNGAPDSAVSSKNVEELLRIIKKSDYKVVEQLGQTQSRIFILQLLMCSEVHRDALLKILNNAYVPHEISVNQLEAVANNISAGNGLGFTDRDLPPEGRNHNKALHISMECKGTTLSRVLVDTGSSLNMLPKSALMRIDYAGVELRPSELVVRAFDGSRRSVFGEVDLPIQVGPQIFTTTFYVMDIQPAYCCLLGRPWIHKVGTVTSTLHQKLKYPVDGKVVTVCGEEDYIVSHLSSFRYVEIEVEIHETPFQAFEAVNIVRTPLCEITKP; from the exons ATGGAGCAGATACAGGAGCAGATGGCTGAGATGCGAACTCAGTTAACTGAACAGATGAATGCGCATATGGCACAGTTTATGGAGGCGTTGGCTAACGTCACTAGAGGTCAAGAGGATCTACAAGTTCTCGTCGAGAATTCCAGGAGGACTGAGAATGATGGACAGCAGTATGGTTTGTATGATGATGTGTCGGGCCGTATTGATGATCATCATGATGAGAATGAGTCAGGCGTCCTCACTAT GCATAGTGCTGAGGGTGCGCAGGAGGAAGTTGAAAGGTATCGTCTCATTGAGAAACGCTTGAGGGCCGTTGAAGGTAAGGGTGTGTTGGGTATGGATATTAATGATCTAGGTTTGGTGCCAGGCGTGAGGATTCCGCCAAAGTTCAAGGTTCCGACTTTTGACAAGTACAACGGAGCTACCTGCCCAATGACACATGTCAAAGCATATTACCGGAAAATGTATGTGTATTCCGAAGATGAGGGATTTTTGatgcacttcttccaagatagcttggcTGGAGCTTCTTTGGAGTGGTATGTGCAACTCGAGCGCACTCATATCCATTCATGGAGAGATCTTGTCGAGGCTTTCGTTAAGTACTATCAGTACAATGTTGACATGGCACCGAATAGGACTCAATTGCAGAGTTTGGTTCAGGGGTCCaaagaatctttcaaggagtacgctcagaaatggcgtgAGTTAGCTGCAAGAGTTCAGCCGCCAATGACTGAACGCGAGATAATTGATATGTTCGCGAGTACTCTGTTGGGACACTACTATCTGGCTTGTAGTACGTCTGCAACATTTTCCGCAATGGCTAGGTGCGGCCAACGTGTGGAGATGGGCTTGAAAATGGGAAAGATTCAAATAGGTACTTCTCAGGGCATAGCAAGTGGCAAGAGACAATCAGAGGGTTATGCCAGAAAGAAGGAAGGGAATGCAGATGCTGTGTATGGAAAAGGAAACCAAGGAAGAAGTAATCCTCAGGTGAATGCCGTTACTATTCCCGTGCCTCAACAACAACAGCAGCAGGGGCAACATCCTCAGTATCAGAACAATCGATACCCTCCGAGGGCTAGACCTAATAGGCACTTTGATCCAATTCCCATGAC GCAGTCTCCAAGTTATAATGCAAATGCCCGTTGTGCTTTTCACTCTGGTGGTGTTGGGCATGATACTGAGAAGTGTATCGCTCTGAAAAACAAGGTTCAGGACTTGTTAGATCAAAAGGTTATTCAATTCACTCCGACACCGAACATTGTCAATAATCCCATGCCTGCCCATGGCGGAGGTTCGGGTGTGAATGCTATTGAGAATGAAGAGATAAGTGTTGTATATGATGTGGGATGTTTGACTTTTCCTCTCGTGTCTGTGAAACAACATCTGGTTAATAGTGGCATCTTCCCGGGCTGTGGTGTCGACTGTGAGAATTGTAAGAATCAACCTGGGGGTTGTATTGATTTGAAGAGTATGGTTCAGAAATTAATGGACGAAGGTCCTCTCCAGTTCTATAGAAAGAGGAGAAACGCGAGGGTTGCAAACGATGAGGCGGTGGTAATTGACATCCCATATGAACCTGTGGCTCCTATCAGTATTCAGGTGCTTGTTCATATACCTATCGCCATTCCCTATGCAGAGCAATCGGCGGCATTGGTGATCACTGTTCCTGGGCCATATCCATATGAGAGTGAGAAGGCCGTTCCTTGGCATTATGGCTCAGATGTGTATTACTACGGTACGAAGAAAGAGGGTGAGTTGAAAGACAATTTTGTGAAGGCCGCAGTTGCAAATGCCGATAATTTTGCTGGTGCCGGTAGGATTACTCGTAGTGGCAGAGTTTTCTCTCCTCAGCTTGTACAAAACAATGCAGATGCTTCGGCTAAGGCCAAAGTCAAACAAGTGGTGGTTGATAGCCAGAACTCTTCGGTTCAGAATGGGGCACCTGACAGTGCTGTGTCTTCCAAGAACGTGGAGGAGTTGTTGAGAATCATCAAGAAGTCTGATTACAAagttgttgagcagttgggtcagacccaatCAAGGATTTTCATCTTGCAATTGTTGATGTGTTCGGAGGTTCATAGAGACGCTCTCTTGAAAATCCTGAATAATGCTTATGTACCGCACGAAATATCCGTGAACCAGTTAGAGGCGGTGGCCAATAACATTTCAGCTGGAAATGGTTTGGGATTTACTGATCGTGATCTTCCTCCTGAggggagaaaccataacaaggcaTTGCATATTTCGATGGAGTGTAAGGGGACGACCTTGTCTCGTGTCCTGGTTGATACAGGTTCTTCCTTGAATATGCTTCCCAAATCGGCCCTTATGAGAATTGACTATGCTGGTGTTGAGTTGAGGCCCAGTGAGTTAGTGGTACGCGCTTTTGatggttcaaggaggtctgtgtttggagaggtagatcttcCAATCCAAGTTGGTCCTCAGATCTTCACTACAACTTTTTATGTAATGGATattcaacctgcttactgttgtctgttgggacgaccctgGATTCACAAGGTCGGCactgtgacatccactcttcatcagaagttgaagtatccagtcGATGGTAAAGTGGTGACAGTTTGTGGTGAGGAAGATTACATCGTGAGTCACCTGTCTTCTTTCCGATATGTGGAGATCGAAGTTGAAATACATGAGACGCCATTCCAAGCGTTCGAAGCCGTGAATATTGTGAGAACTCCTCTTTGTGAGATCACGAAACCATAA
- the LOC131637690 gene encoding uncharacterized protein LOC131637690, with amino-acid sequence MDISSNTVKEHTRHTSAYKIPVIDVSGLISLSSRLKGEVLRDFNHDYGNFLSILNTSFDPMALITLFQNYDPQLRCFTFQDSQLVPTLEEFSYILNIRITDDVPFVRVPKVVRFEKIAEALHMGIKEVERNWKSSGGVPGFYLCFLISKAEEAAKNERWVDFSRLLAIMIYGIVLFPSRENFVSLSAIYVFMNKNPVPMLLADAYFAIHSRNKKGGYVVGSCLPLLYRWFMLHLPVKGPFVLKKSSLPWSDRIVNLTSYDIRWNYCVGKVWNIITSCGQYSNVPLMGTRGCISYNPTLAYRQLGYAMERSQKDVEAFESVYFADGKDPLELEKIAYAWTRVHKRNQTTLSKKVPIAMGPYMDWVKARVKDFLFPFGRSDPLYEQPPVVLSDTVAAELYTQAKADNIKLQAKDKEVGLESYFRNQEKAELARKLKHAQGGGSSMTRVQRQSHDLMEESLYRKQQECVKLRRSENNSKRKVQDSKKQLMEEKAKSA; translated from the coding sequence ATGGACATCTCTTCCAATACTGTCAAAGAGCATACGAGACACACCAGTGCTTACAAGATTCCGGTTATTGATGTTTCGGGGTTGATAAGTTTGAGTTCTCGGTTGAAAGGGGAGGTTCTCCGTGACTTCAATCATGATTATGGCAATTTTCTCTCCATCCTCAATACATCTTTTGATCCGATGGCTTTGATCACCCTGTTTCAAAACTATGATCCACAGTTGAGATGTTTTACATTCCAGGACTCTCAACTGGTCCCAACACTCGAGGAATTTTCTTACATACTCAACATCCGAATTACTGATGATGTACCTTTTGTTCGAGTTCCCAAGGTTGTGAGGTTTGAAAAGATAGCTGAAGCTCTCCATATGGGTATAAAGGAGGTGGAAAGAAATTGGAAATCATCGGGTGGTGTTCCTGGTTTCTATCTTTGCTTTCTGATTAGTAAGGCTGAGGAGGCGGCTAAGAATGAGCGTTGGGTTGATTTTAGTCGTTTGCTTGCTATCATGATCTACGGCATTGTCTTGTTCCCATCAAGGGAGAACTTTGTGAGTTTGTCAGCGATCTATGTCTTCATGAACAAAAACCCCGTGCCTATGTTGCTTGCGGACGCCTATTTTGCGATCCACTCTAGAAATAAGAAGGGAGGATATGTTGTGGGTTCTTGTCTTCCGTTGTTGTACCGTTGGTTCATGCTACATTTGCCGGTGAAAGGACCGTTTGTGCTCAAAAAGAGTTCTCTTCCGTGGTCAGATAGGATTGTTAACCTCACATCTTACGACATCAGGTGGAATTATTGTGTGGGGAAGGTTTGGAACATCATCACTAGTTGCGGTCAATATTCCAATGTTCCTCTCATGGGAACCAGAGGTTGTATTAGTTATAATCCCACGCTCGCCTATCGCCAATTGGGATATGCAATGGAAAGGTCTCAGAAGGATGTAGAAGCATTTGAATCAGTGTACTTTGCCGATGGTAAAGATCCTTTGGAGCTAGAAAAGATAGCGTATGCTTGGACTAGAGTCCATAAGAGAAATCAAACCACTCTAAGcaagaaggttcctattgctatgGGTCCTTATATGGATTGGGTCAAGGCGAGAGTTAAAGATTTTTTGTTTCCATTTGGGAGGTCGGATCCATTGTATGAACAACCTCCTGTGGTCTTGTCTGATACAGTTGCGGCTGAGCTCTATACTCAGGCCAAGGCGGATAATATCAAACTTCAAGCAAAGGACAAAGAGGTTGGCTTGGAAAGTTATTTTCGAAATCAAGAAAAGGCGGAATTGGCTCGTAAGCTCAAGCATGCGCAAGGTGGAGGTTCAAGCATGACACGTGTTCAAAGGCAATCTCATGACTTAATGGAGGAAAGCTTGTACCGAAAACAGCAAGAATGTGTGAAGTTGCGAAGGTCCGAAAACAATAGCAAGAGAAAGGTGCAGGATTCGAAAAAGCAATTGATGGAAGAAAAGGCCAAGTCAGCTTGA